A stretch of Cucumis sativus cultivar 9930 chromosome 2, Cucumber_9930_V3, whole genome shotgun sequence DNA encodes these proteins:
- the LOC101211467 gene encoding transcription factor VOZ1, which translates to MPKGLKSKCQSTSHQLLKEKAKNRVNDLQGIFTNLQNARKESRTTDVAVLEEQVHQMLREWNAELNEPSPASSLVEGSLGSFSQELARLLEHCDEQDDATSTLAEPKAEPELHCILGSNPSNFVQDGFCIPELQHESFFGFEECKVSPLDIQNYSFYKSDMATQSNCQSFKLDQNLEQTTMVSKDDMSTLNCHILNSQPEFDYGVLIGASDVGDFIQDTKPSILPNIAPRPSAFMGPICALWDCFRPAQGSKWCQDYCSSCHSVLAINEGLPGMIPILRPGGIGFKDGPLFAALQAKTQAKEVGIPICDGAATRKSPWNAPELFDITFLEGETIREWLYFDKPRRAFESGNRKQRSLPDYSGRGWHESRKLVMKEFGGQKKSYYMDPQPSSTLEWHLYEYDITNYDSFALYRLELKHADTKKSPKGKLAADPLADLQKKMGRLTAEGPVELGQQVKGKMTMKRNN; encoded by the exons ATGCCGAAGGGTTTGAAGAGTAAATGTCAATCTACTTCTCATCAgcttttgaaggaaaaagCAAAGAACCGTGTTAATGACCTTCAAGGGATATTTACTAATCTTCAAAATGCAAGAAAGGAGAGTCGTACTACTGACGTTGCTGTCTTGGAGGAGCAAGTCCATCAGATGCTCAGGGAGTGGAATGCTGAGCTTAATGAACCTTCACCTGCATCTTCATTAGTT GAGGGTAGTCTTGGATCATTCTCACAAGAGTTAGCCCGTCTTCTTGAGCATTGTGATGAGCAAGATGATGCAACTAGTACATTGGCTGAACCAAAGGCTGAACCTGAACTCCACTGCATTCTTGGCAGCAATCCGTCAAATTTCGTACAG GATGGTTTTTGTATTCCAGAGCTCCAACACGAAAGTTTTTTCGGATTTGAGGAGTGCAAAGTGTCTCCTTTAGATATTCAGAATTATTCATTTTACAAATCGGACATGGCTACTCAGTCTAATTGtcaaagtttcaaattagATCAAAACTTAGAGCAGACCACGATGGTCAGTAAGGATGATATGTCTACTTTGAATTGCCATATATTGAATTCACAACCAGAGTTTGACTATGGGGTTCTTATTGGGGCATCGGATGTGGGAGACTTTATTCAGGACACAAAGCCCAGTATTCTCCCAAATATTGCACCCCGACCATCTGCTTTTATGGGCCCGATATGTGCTCTCTGGGATTGTTTCAGACCTGCTCAAGGATCCAAATGGTGTCAGGACTATTGCAGTAGCTGTCATTCTGTTCTTGCTATAAACGAAGGCCTTCCTGGAATGATTCCAATATTGCGTCCTGGGGGAATTGGGTTTAAGGATGGTCCTTTGTTTGCTGCTCTTCAGGCAAAGACACAAGCCAAAGAAGTTGGAATACCCATATGTGATGGTGCTGCAACAAGGAAATCTCCATGGAATGCTCCTG AGCTTTTTGATATTACATTTCTTGAGGGGGAGACAATCAGGGAATGGCTCTACTTCGACAAGCCTAGACGAGCCTTTGAGAGTGGCAATCGAAAGCAAAGGTCATTGCCGGATTATAGTGGCCGTGGTTGGCATGAATCAAGGAAGCTAGTGATGAAGGAGTTTGGTGGTCAGAAGAAGTCTTATTACATGGATCCACAGCCATCAAGCACTCTTGAATGGCATTTGTATGAGTATGATATCACCAATTATGATTCATTCGCATTATATAGGCTGGAACTCAAACATGCTGATACAAAAAAGAGTCCAAAGGGAAAATTGGCAGCGGATCCTCTGGCCGATCTTCAGAAGAAGATGGGAAGGCTTACTGCAGAGGGCCCTGTTGAGCTTGGACAACAAGTTAAAGGCAAGATGACGATGAagagaaataattaa